From Dehalococcoidia bacterium, a single genomic window includes:
- a CDS encoding cupin domain-containing protein, translated as MELQYLPGPMDEAALRQWFAERGLTPYQWTNGPHYHYSAHTHSYDKYLACSRGSIVFHLDDRDIPLRAGDRMILPAGTRHSADVGPDGVACWEAAVPR; from the coding sequence ATGGAGCTGCAGTATCTTCCCGGACCGATGGACGAGGCCGCCCTGCGCCAGTGGTTCGCCGAGCGCGGCTTAACCCCGTACCAATGGACGAACGGTCCTCATTACCACTATTCCGCTCACACGCACTCCTACGACAAGTACCTTGCCTGCTCGCGCGGGAGCATCGTCTTCCACCTTGACGACCGCGATATCCCGCTGCGAGCGGGCGACCGGATGATCCTGCCGGCCGGAACGCGCCATTCGGCAGACGTCGGCCCCGACGGCGTCGCCTGCTGGGAAGCCGCCGTGCCGCGCTAA
- the argF gene encoding ornithine carbamoyltransferase, which translates to MPATQARKRDFLSMADLEPTALLELLEAAARLKAAPRGDRLAGMTLALVFEKPSLRTRLSFDVAMAQQGGRAVYFAPAEVGLGTREPARDVARVLSRMVDAVALRTHEDEKLVEFAQFASVPVINALSAGEHPCQCLADLLTIRERKGRLAGVRLAYIGDGNNVANSLLIGGATAGMEVVLACPEGYAPPARVLAIADERARQSGGTVRVVHDPAAAAEGADVLYTDVWTSMGQEAEAAVRRAAFAGFTLDRRLLALAAPDAIVMHDLPAHRGEEIEDEVLEGPQSVVFDQAENRLHAQKALLIELLGRA; encoded by the coding sequence ATGCCAGCGACCCAAGCGCGCAAACGCGATTTCCTCTCAATGGCCGATCTCGAGCCGACGGCGCTCCTCGAGCTGCTGGAGGCAGCGGCGCGGCTGAAGGCGGCGCCGCGCGGAGACCGGTTAGCGGGGATGACCCTTGCGCTTGTCTTCGAGAAGCCGTCGCTGCGGACGCGGCTTTCGTTCGATGTCGCGATGGCGCAGCAAGGCGGCCGCGCGGTCTACTTCGCTCCGGCGGAGGTCGGGCTGGGGACGCGGGAGCCGGCACGCGACGTAGCGCGCGTACTGAGCCGCATGGTTGACGCTGTCGCCTTGCGGACCCATGAAGACGAAAAACTCGTAGAGTTCGCCCAGTTTGCGAGCGTGCCGGTCATCAATGCGCTCTCGGCAGGAGAGCATCCCTGTCAGTGCTTGGCCGACCTGCTCACCATCCGCGAGCGCAAAGGGCGGCTTGCGGGGGTCCGGCTTGCCTATATCGGCGACGGCAACAATGTCGCGAACAGTTTGCTGATCGGCGGCGCGACTGCCGGCATGGAGGTCGTGCTTGCCTGCCCGGAGGGCTATGCCCCGCCCGCGCGGGTGCTCGCAATTGCCGACGAGCGCGCGCGCCAGTCGGGGGGCACGGTGCGCGTCGTCCACGACCCGGCAGCCGCGGCCGAGGGTGCCGATGTCCTCTACACCGATGTGTGGACAAGCATGGGGCAGGAAGCGGAAGCAGCGGTCCGCCGCGCTGCCTTTGCCGGCTTTACGCTTGATCGTCGGCTGCTGGCGCTCGCTGCCCCTGACGCGATCGTGATGCACGACCTGCCAGCCCACCGCGGCGAGGAGATCGAAGACGAGGTACTCGAGGGCCCGCAGTCGGTTGTCTTCGATCAGGCGGAAAATCGGCTTCACGCCCAGAAAGCGCTGCTCATCGAGCTGCTCGGGCGCGCGTAG
- the der gene encoding ribosome biogenesis GTPase Der, which produces MAKPVVAIVGRPNVGKSTLFNRLIGERRAIVEDLPGTTRDRLYGDTDWNGREFLLVDTAGLEVAPTDELTRHVQEQVRQAVAEADVIILLTDVRSGVTAADRDAADLLRAAGKPVVLAVNKCDSNRYAQNAVEFYELGLGDPIPVSALQGVGTGDLLDAVVGLLPPAEAPPEEEDIPKIAIIGRPNVGKSQLLNALLGQARSVVSEVPGTTRDAVDSRLEVKGRPLLLIDTAGIRRRGRIEPGVEKYSVLRSLRAVSRADVVLLVIDAAEGITAQDMHVASYALEADKGFVIVVNKWDLIEKDTYTADRYTEQVRHAFKFLPDPPVVFISALTGQRVPRVLEAALQVYDRRQQRIPTARLNQIFAEAQAAHPPPHVRGKQFRIYYATQPEVNPPTFVLFVNDPKLLHFSYQRYLENQLRARVDLAGTPVRFVFRPRESDERQ; this is translated from the coding sequence ATGGCTAAGCCAGTTGTTGCCATCGTCGGCCGCCCGAACGTCGGTAAGTCGACCCTCTTCAATCGCCTGATCGGCGAGCGGCGCGCCATCGTCGAGGATCTTCCGGGCACAACGCGCGACCGTCTCTACGGCGACACCGATTGGAACGGCCGCGAGTTTCTTCTCGTCGACACGGCGGGCCTCGAGGTCGCGCCCACAGATGAACTGACCCGCCATGTCCAAGAGCAGGTGCGCCAAGCCGTAGCCGAAGCGGATGTCATCATCCTACTCACCGATGTCCGGAGCGGGGTAACCGCAGCGGACCGTGATGCCGCCGACCTGCTGCGCGCGGCCGGCAAGCCGGTCGTGCTCGCAGTCAACAAGTGTGACAGCAACCGCTACGCGCAGAACGCGGTCGAGTTTTACGAACTGGGGCTAGGCGACCCGATCCCCGTCTCCGCTCTTCAAGGGGTGGGCACTGGCGACCTTCTCGATGCGGTGGTCGGCTTGCTCCCGCCGGCGGAGGCCCCGCCGGAGGAAGAGGACATCCCAAAGATCGCGATTATCGGACGGCCGAACGTCGGCAAGTCCCAGCTTTTGAATGCTCTTCTCGGCCAAGCGCGGTCGGTGGTCTCCGAGGTTCCGGGCACAACGCGCGACGCGGTCGATAGCCGTCTCGAAGTTAAGGGCCGACCACTGCTCCTCATCGACACGGCGGGTATTCGGCGGCGCGGCCGGATCGAGCCGGGGGTAGAGAAATACAGCGTCCTGCGCTCGCTGCGCGCGGTCAGCCGGGCTGATGTCGTCTTGCTCGTTATCGATGCCGCCGAGGGCATTACCGCGCAAGACATGCATGTTGCGAGTTATGCGCTCGAAGCCGACAAGGGGTTCGTGATTGTCGTCAATAAATGGGACCTGATTGAAAAGGATACCTACACCGCTGACCGCTATACCGAACAGGTGCGCCATGCCTTCAAATTCCTGCCCGACCCGCCCGTCGTCTTTATCTCGGCGCTGACAGGGCAGCGCGTTCCGCGCGTCCTTGAGGCGGCGCTCCAGGTCTATGACCGGCGGCAGCAGCGGATCCCGACTGCACGGCTGAACCAGATCTTCGCTGAGGCGCAAGCGGCGCATCCGCCGCCGCATGTGCGCGGAAAGCAGTTTCGGATCTACTATGCCACGCAGCCAGAGGTGAATCCGCCAACCTTCGTTCTCTTCGTGAACGACCCTAAATTGCTCCACTTTTCCTACCAGCGCTACCTCGAAAACCAGCTGCGGGCGCGCGTTGACCTTGCCGGTACGCCGGTGCGCTTTGTCTTCCGCCCCCGCGAAAGTGACGAGCGTCAATGA
- the plsY gene encoding glycerol-3-phosphate 1-O-acyltransferase PlsY — protein MNESLAVVLTVVLSYLAGSFPSGIVYGRLFRGVDVRYVGSGKTGATNVLRSLGPRLAVAVGVTDILKGMVPVVLALWLVGTPLGAVAAGFGAIAGHNWSIFLGFSGGRGVATSVGAFLPMAPLPAIIAVAAFVLVVVRTRYVSLGSVTAAVTALLAFLVTGLLGARYPSEYYVFTVAGALLLVIRHADNLARLRAGTERKLGEPASTVRTRAQ, from the coding sequence ATGAACGAGTCTCTCGCGGTTGTTCTCACCGTGGTTTTGAGCTACCTGGCCGGCTCGTTTCCCAGCGGGATTGTGTATGGCCGCCTGTTTCGCGGCGTGGACGTCCGCTACGTCGGCAGCGGGAAGACGGGGGCGACAAATGTCCTCCGCTCGCTTGGCCCTCGGCTTGCTGTCGCGGTCGGGGTCACCGACATCCTGAAAGGGATGGTGCCTGTCGTGCTGGCGCTCTGGCTGGTGGGCACGCCGCTGGGGGCAGTCGCCGCTGGCTTTGGGGCGATCGCTGGGCACAACTGGTCGATCTTTCTCGGCTTTTCGGGCGGGCGCGGGGTCGCGACGTCAGTGGGGGCGTTCCTCCCCATGGCGCCGCTTCCCGCGATCATTGCCGTTGCCGCGTTCGTTCTCGTCGTCGTGAGGACGCGCTACGTCTCGCTTGGGTCGGTCACGGCCGCCGTGACGGCACTCCTTGCCTTTCTCGTCACCGGCCTGCTCGGGGCGCGGTATCCGAGCGAGTACTATGTCTTTACCGTCGCCGGCGCGCTGCTGCTTGTCATCCGCCACGCCGATAACCTCGCGCGCTTGCGCGCCGGCACCGAGCGGAAGCTCGGCGAGCCGGCGAGCACGGTTCGGACCCGCGCCCAATGA
- a CDS encoding NAD(P)-dependent glycerol-3-phosphate dehydrogenase, which translates to MIAVVGATTWGTTLALLWSRLGRPVRLLVRTEEEAETLRRDGCNRRRVPDYRFPPSLRVTADPIEAFHRAEAIVLAVPSQTMRENVRRIADAVPADAIIVSAAKGIEIATRARMSEVIGSELPHHAGRVVALSGPNLSKEIAAGLPAATVVAAEDAAVATRAQDLLMTPMFRVYTNRDIIGVELGGALKNVYALVAGISDGLGMGDNAKAGVITRGLAEMSRLGEAAGAQRQTFAGLSGLGDLVATCVSPTSRNHQVGFRLAQGKPLEAVLRDLGQVAEGVPTTRAATRLGAELGVELPIAEAIHRVLFEGVPARAAAMALLERERKAEFPD; encoded by the coding sequence ATGATCGCGGTGGTCGGCGCAACGACGTGGGGCACCACGCTGGCGCTCCTGTGGTCCCGGCTCGGCCGGCCGGTGCGCCTGCTGGTGCGGACGGAGGAGGAAGCAGAGACGTTGCGGCGCGACGGCTGCAACCGCCGCCGCGTGCCCGATTATCGCTTCCCTCCCAGTTTGCGCGTCACCGCGGACCCGATCGAAGCGTTTCATCGCGCCGAAGCGATTGTGCTGGCCGTTCCCTCGCAAACGATGCGTGAGAATGTGCGCCGCATCGCGGACGCGGTGCCGGCTGATGCCATCATTGTCAGCGCAGCTAAGGGGATCGAGATCGCGACGCGCGCCCGGATGTCCGAGGTGATCGGCAGCGAACTGCCCCACCATGCGGGGCGGGTTGTCGCTCTCTCGGGGCCGAACTTGAGCAAGGAGATCGCGGCGGGGCTGCCCGCGGCCACTGTGGTCGCGGCAGAAGATGCTGCGGTGGCGACCCGGGCGCAGGACCTGCTGATGACGCCGATGTTTCGGGTCTACACCAATCGCGACATCATCGGGGTTGAACTCGGGGGCGCTTTGAAAAATGTCTATGCGCTGGTCGCGGGCATCAGCGACGGCTTGGGAATGGGGGATAACGCCAAAGCGGGGGTCATCACCCGAGGGCTCGCCGAGATGAGCCGGCTCGGCGAGGCGGCCGGGGCGCAGCGCCAGACGTTCGCCGGCCTCTCCGGGCTCGGCGATCTGGTTGCTACGTGCGTCAGCCCCACGAGCCGCAACCATCAAGTCGGGTTTCGCCTCGCTCAGGGGAAGCCGCTCGAGGCGGTGCTGCGCGACCTGGGGCAGGTTGCGGAAGGCGTGCCGACAACCCGCGCCGCTACTCGGCTCGGGGCAGAGCTTGGCGTCGAACTGCCGATCGCCGAGGCGATCCATCGAGTTCTGTTCGAAGGGGTGCCGGCGCGCGCCGCAGCGATGGCGCTCCTCGAGCGTGAACGGAAGGCCGAATTCCCCGACTGA
- the secF gene encoding protein translocase subunit SecF — MLDFVSKRNWYYLLSLLFIIPGAISLLIPPALVPGIEFTSGTTFTVQFSQSVPQDELRAFMAQQGFPEAIIQRSGGDQYLIRTRTLRDEVRDEAGALVQQSDRERLLSGMTERFGPVRLLDYNSVSPTIAAETVRNAAIAVAAASVAILLYIAFAFRQVSHPFRYGSCAIIAMVHDVLVVLGIFSILGKVAGVEVDSMFITAMLTVIGFSVHDTIVVFDRIRENLKRHGTANFPAVVNHSIMQTIGRSINTSVTVILTLLALYLFGGTPTRTFVLALMIGIISGTYSSIFNAAQLLVTWEEGDIPRFFRRLRGERPAPQATA, encoded by the coding sequence GTGCTTGACTTTGTCTCCAAGCGGAACTGGTATTACCTGCTGTCGCTGCTGTTCATCATCCCCGGCGCGATCTCGCTCCTCATTCCCCCGGCGCTCGTTCCCGGCATTGAGTTCACCTCGGGAACCACCTTCACGGTGCAGTTCTCCCAATCTGTTCCTCAAGATGAACTCCGCGCCTTCATGGCGCAGCAAGGATTTCCCGAAGCGATCATCCAGCGCAGCGGCGGCGACCAGTATCTCATCCGGACGCGAACCTTGCGGGACGAAGTGCGCGATGAGGCCGGCGCTCTCGTCCAGCAAAGCGACCGCGAACGGCTGTTAAGCGGGATGACTGAGCGGTTCGGCCCGGTTCGGCTGCTGGACTACAACTCCGTCTCGCCGACAATCGCGGCCGAAACGGTTCGCAACGCCGCAATCGCCGTCGCGGCGGCCTCGGTCGCCATCCTGCTCTACATCGCCTTCGCTTTCCGCCAAGTCTCCCATCCTTTCCGCTACGGCAGCTGCGCCATTATCGCGATGGTACATGACGTGCTCGTTGTGCTCGGTATCTTCTCGATCCTCGGCAAGGTCGCCGGCGTAGAAGTCGACTCGATGTTCATCACGGCGATGCTGACGGTGATCGGCTTCTCCGTGCACGACACCATCGTCGTCTTCGACCGCATTCGCGAGAACTTGAAGCGGCACGGCACCGCGAACTTCCCGGCGGTCGTCAATCACTCCATCATGCAAACGATCGGGCGCTCGATCAACACGTCGGTGACGGTTATCCTGACCTTGCTCGCGCTGTATCTCTTCGGCGGCACGCCGACGCGCACATTTGTGCTCGCCTTGATGATCGGCATTATCTCCGGCACCTACAGCTCGATCTTCAACGCCGCGCAGCTGCTGGTGACGTGGGAAGAGGGCGACATTCCGCGCTTCTTCCGCCGGCTGCGCGGCGAGCGGCCGGCGCCGCAAGCGACTGCCTAG